The Macaca thibetana thibetana isolate TM-01 chromosome 11, ASM2454274v1, whole genome shotgun sequence genome window below encodes:
- the LOC126931242 gene encoding 40S ribosomal protein S18-like, protein MSLVIPEKFQHILRVLNTNIYGQRKIAFAITAIKGVGRRYAHVVLRKADIDLTKRAGELTEDEVERVITIMQNPRQYKIPDWFLNRQKDVKDGKYSQVLANGLDNKLHEDLERLKKIRAHRGLRHFWGLGVRGQHTKTTGRRGRTVGVSKKK, encoded by the coding sequence ATGTCTCTAGTGATCCCTGAAAAGTTCCAGCATATTTTGCGAGTACTCAACACCAACATCTATGGGCAGCGGAAAATAGCCTTTGCCATCACTGCCATTAAGGGTGTGGGCCGAAGATATGCTCATGTGGTGTTGAGGAAAGCAGACATTGACCTCACCAAGAGGGCGGGAGAACTCACTGAGGATGAGGTGGAACGTGTGATCACCATTATGCAGAATCCACGCCAGTACAAGATCCCAGACTGGTTCTTGAACAGACAGAAGGATGTAAAGGATGGAAAATATAGCCAGGTCCTAGCCAATGGTCTGGACAACAAGCTCCATGAAGACCTGGAGCGACTGAAGAAGATTCGGGCCCATAGAGGGCTGCGCCACTTCTGGGGCCTTGGTGTCCGAGGCCAGCACACCAAGACCACTGGCCGCCGTGGCCGCACCGTGGGTGTGtccaagaagaaataa